A window of Natrinema versiforme contains these coding sequences:
- a CDS encoding spermidine synthase, with protein MSMRQLSAYRPTKPDVAVFVSGVASMGLEILAGRIIAPQFGSSIYTWGSIITVFLTALSLGYWQGGKRAGTASNRRMSWILLGTAGYVAVVVYASDQLLLSASAMPLPARYASLPAVLILFGPPTYLLGFISPYSAELSMKEGTGEASGHVYALGTIGSIVGAGATTYLLIPVLGIDMIGLLFGFVLVGTAFALTLPAVTSKPAAASVAIAVLLVVAAGLGPIAFDHRGDVVYQTQTAYQELEVIDDGDTRTLYLDGARHSAMDLEDPDRHVFEYTRFFHLPMLMVDDPDEVENVLFIGGGGYTGPKDFERKYDADVDVAELDPEVSQAAKNYFDLEEGENMTVHTEDGRQFLRDTDTTYDVIVLDAYQKDQVPIHLTQLGFMELAEERLTEDGVFLANVIAAPSGAGSEFYRAQYKTIDEAFASTYSYRTSNWDSVQNIEVVATKDNTDFTDAELAKRNENRDLGIDLSGEINASLSEPETDDVPVLTEDHAPVDSLQASTVGQEYVIEQTSDEETSPEPASIAADSSPALARPAPEPGGSGLESGAPDPAAVGPVATEPASP; from the coding sequence ATGAGTATGCGGCAGCTGTCCGCCTACCGGCCGACGAAGCCCGATGTCGCAGTGTTCGTCTCCGGCGTTGCCAGCATGGGACTGGAGATTCTTGCAGGCCGGATCATCGCCCCCCAGTTCGGGAGCAGCATCTACACGTGGGGAAGCATCATCACCGTCTTCCTCACCGCGCTGAGTCTGGGCTACTGGCAGGGCGGGAAGCGAGCCGGGACCGCGTCGAACCGCCGGATGAGTTGGATCCTGCTGGGGACGGCGGGCTACGTCGCCGTCGTGGTCTATGCGAGCGACCAACTCCTGCTCTCGGCCTCGGCGATGCCGCTGCCGGCCCGATACGCCTCGCTGCCGGCCGTCCTCATCCTCTTCGGGCCGCCGACCTACCTGCTCGGGTTCATCAGCCCCTACTCGGCCGAACTCTCGATGAAGGAGGGGACCGGCGAGGCGTCGGGCCACGTCTACGCGCTCGGGACGATCGGGAGCATCGTCGGCGCGGGCGCGACGACGTACCTCCTCATCCCCGTGCTCGGCATCGACATGATCGGCCTCCTGTTCGGGTTCGTCCTCGTCGGCACCGCATTCGCGCTCACGCTCCCCGCAGTCACATCGAAACCAGCGGCTGCCAGCGTCGCCATCGCAGTGTTGCTCGTCGTCGCGGCCGGCCTCGGCCCGATCGCGTTCGACCACCGCGGCGACGTCGTCTACCAGACCCAGACGGCCTATCAGGAACTCGAGGTCATCGACGACGGCGATACCCGGACGCTGTATCTCGACGGCGCCCGCCACAGCGCGATGGACCTCGAGGACCCCGACCGACACGTCTTCGAGTACACGCGGTTCTTCCACCTGCCCATGCTGATGGTCGACGATCCGGACGAAGTCGAGAACGTGTTGTTCATCGGCGGGGGCGGGTACACCGGTCCGAAGGACTTCGAGCGGAAATACGACGCCGACGTCGACGTCGCCGAACTCGATCCCGAGGTCTCGCAGGCGGCCAAGAACTACTTCGATCTCGAGGAGGGCGAGAACATGACCGTCCACACGGAAGACGGGCGGCAGTTCCTCCGAGACACCGACACGACCTACGACGTGATCGTCCTCGACGCCTACCAGAAGGATCAGGTCCCGATTCACCTGACCCAACTCGGATTTATGGAGTTGGCCGAGGAGCGACTGACCGAGGACGGCGTCTTCCTCGCGAACGTCATCGCCGCACCCAGCGGTGCCGGCTCGGAGTTCTACCGCGCCCAGTACAAGACCATCGACGAGGCGTTCGCGTCGACCTACAGCTACCGGACATCGAACTGGGACTCGGTCCAGAACATCGAGGTCGTCGCGACGAAAGACAACACCGACTTCACCGACGCCGAACTCGCCAAGCGAAACGAGAACCGCGACCTCGGGATCGACCTGAGCGGCGAGATCAACGCCTCGCTCTCCGAGCCGGAGACCGACGACGTGCCGGTGCTGACCGAGGACCACGCGCCCGTCGACAGCCTGCAGGCGTCGACGGTCGGACAGGAGTACGTCATCGAGCAAACGAGCGACGAGGAGACGAGCCCGGAACCCGCGTCGATCGCGGCGGACTCCTCACCCGCACTCGCGCGACCCGCGCCGGAACCGGGCGGATCGGGACTCGAGTCGGGAGCGCCCGATCCGGCGGCCGTCGGCCCGGTGGCAACGGAACCGGCGTCGCCGTAG
- a CDS encoding SRPBCC family protein yields the protein MREVTASRVLEVAAADLSAWLEPAAIVEAEGSFAVERVEEGADATIVVASGPGIRLPLRFEDRDGVIYYTQEGEHGPFSHMETWLEYEPIDDERTRVTIRSAVELAAPLPFGDRIAAWKRNGELEEALETIETELG from the coding sequence ATGCGCGAGGTGACGGCGTCGCGAGTCCTCGAGGTGGCCGCGGCCGACCTCTCGGCGTGGCTCGAGCCGGCGGCGATCGTCGAAGCCGAGGGGAGCTTCGCGGTCGAGCGCGTCGAGGAGGGAGCCGACGCCACGATCGTCGTTGCCAGCGGTCCCGGAATCCGACTTCCGCTGCGGTTCGAGGACCGCGACGGCGTGATTTACTACACGCAGGAGGGCGAACACGGTCCCTTCTCCCACATGGAGACGTGGCTCGAGTACGAGCCGATCGACGACGAGCGGACCCGGGTGACGATCCGGTCGGCCGTCGAACTCGCCGCACCGCTGCCCTTCGGCGATCGGATCGCCGCGTGGAAACGCAACGGCGAACTCGAGGAGGCGCTCGAGACGATCGAGACCGAACTCGGCTGA
- a CDS encoding GTP-binding protein: MQSPIPVTVLSGSLGAGKTTLLNHLLRTADRDLAVLVNDMGSVNVDAELVAEGSDLDIEGGVAELSNGCICCELQDDLETAVVRLAREREFDHLLVESSGISEPAPVARLFITSSRVAASYDLDALVTVLDTRLFLDTFAGDEVPERRGETGDADRPLSDLVIEQLEVANLVLLNKTDLCTDAELERAEALVRALQPTAETIHTTFSEVDPDRILGVDLFDPGRTGELAGWQRALADDDTAHGGEPNDHDDHHDHGHDDHRHPDEVYGVDSFVVRERRPFHPERFASFLRDLPDDIVRSKGTAWIAGRDVKLDIAQAGPSVRATVRGPWIAALPEVQRELYRSNRPDLEWHDDHGDRRTELVVIGTDLAAHEPTLRSRLEDCLVTDEEWERADELPNPFPSEDDEDVVLREP; encoded by the coding sequence ATGCAATCGCCGATTCCGGTGACCGTCCTCTCGGGGAGCCTCGGGGCGGGAAAGACGACGCTGCTCAATCACCTTCTGCGGACCGCCGACCGCGACCTCGCGGTACTGGTAAACGACATGGGCTCGGTCAACGTCGACGCCGAACTCGTCGCGGAGGGCTCGGATCTCGACATCGAGGGCGGCGTCGCCGAACTCTCGAACGGCTGTATCTGCTGTGAACTGCAGGACGACCTCGAGACGGCGGTCGTTCGGCTGGCCCGCGAACGGGAGTTCGATCACCTGCTCGTCGAGTCCTCCGGCATCTCGGAGCCCGCACCGGTCGCCCGGCTTTTTATCACGTCTTCGCGCGTGGCCGCCAGCTACGATCTCGACGCGCTGGTGACCGTCCTCGACACGCGGCTGTTCCTCGATACCTTCGCCGGCGACGAGGTTCCCGAGCGCCGCGGAGAGACTGGCGATGCCGATCGCCCGCTCTCGGATCTGGTGATCGAACAGCTCGAGGTCGCGAATCTGGTCCTGCTCAACAAGACGGATCTCTGTACGGACGCGGAACTCGAGCGGGCGGAAGCCCTCGTCCGCGCGCTCCAGCCGACCGCCGAGACGATCCACACGACGTTCAGCGAGGTCGACCCGGATCGCATACTGGGCGTCGACCTGTTCGATCCCGGCCGGACGGGCGAGTTAGCGGGCTGGCAGCGGGCGCTGGCCGACGACGACACTGCACACGGAGGCGAACCAAACGACCACGACGACCATCACGATCACGGACATGACGACCATCGCCATCCGGACGAGGTCTACGGCGTCGACTCGTTCGTCGTCCGGGAGCGCCGCCCGTTCCATCCCGAGCGCTTCGCGTCGTTCCTCCGGGACCTCCCCGACGATATCGTCCGATCGAAGGGGACGGCGTGGATCGCCGGCCGCGACGTGAAACTCGACATCGCTCAGGCCGGTCCATCGGTCCGCGCGACCGTCCGCGGGCCGTGGATCGCCGCCCTCCCCGAGGTCCAGCGGGAGTTATACCGCTCTAATCGCCCCGACCTCGAGTGGCACGACGACCACGGCGACCGCCGGACGGAACTGGTCGTCATCGGCACCGATCTCGCGGCCCACGAACCGACGCTTCGCTCGCGACTCGAGGACTGTCTGGTCACCGACGAGGAGTGGGAGCGAGCCGACGAGTTGCCGAACCCGTTCCCGAGCGAGGACGACGAGGACGTCGTACTTCGCGAGCCCTGA
- a CDS encoding ArsA family ATPase, with product MTEFTFFGGKGGVGKTTVSSAYALECVDAGLETLVVSTDPAHSTADVFDQEFGDEPRPVEGYDGLSAMEIDPDREVQDHLSELKQQLGSQLSATMVNEVDIQLEMAHQTPGAYEAALFDRFVEVMRNAEPYDRVVFDTSPTGSTLRLLALPELLERWIDRLMDKRERSIDLFEKAAIGNNEPRRVMEGDPILARLRERKERFEFAGEVLREDATFYLVLNPDELSIRETRRSVETLAEADLPVRGLVVNRLSPEPDPDENGRGARYLRQRVETERDRLERIEREFDVPIAATIETRVEEVRGSILEDVAADLEIEVEDGDRAPTT from the coding sequence ATGACGGAGTTTACCTTCTTCGGCGGCAAGGGCGGCGTCGGCAAGACGACCGTCTCGAGCGCCTACGCCCTCGAGTGCGTCGATGCGGGCCTCGAGACGCTGGTGGTCTCAACGGACCCGGCCCACAGCACCGCCGACGTGTTCGACCAGGAGTTCGGCGACGAGCCGCGGCCGGTCGAGGGCTATGACGGGCTCTCGGCGATGGAGATCGACCCCGATCGGGAAGTCCAGGACCACCTCTCGGAGCTCAAACAGCAACTCGGCTCGCAACTGAGCGCGACGATGGTCAACGAGGTCGACATTCAACTCGAGATGGCCCATCAGACCCCCGGTGCCTACGAGGCCGCCCTGTTCGATCGATTCGTCGAGGTGATGCGCAACGCCGAGCCGTACGATCGGGTAGTGTTCGACACGTCGCCGACCGGGTCGACGCTCCGATTGCTCGCGCTCCCGGAACTGCTCGAGCGCTGGATCGATCGGCTGATGGACAAACGCGAGCGCAGCATCGACCTCTTCGAGAAGGCGGCGATCGGCAACAACGAACCGCGCCGCGTGATGGAGGGCGATCCGATCCTCGCGCGCTTGCGGGAGCGCAAGGAGCGATTCGAGTTCGCCGGCGAGGTGCTGCGCGAGGACGCCACGTTCTACCTCGTCTTGAACCCCGACGAACTCTCGATCCGTGAGACGCGCCGCTCGGTCGAGACGCTCGCGGAGGCCGACCTGCCCGTTCGGGGGCTCGTCGTCAACCGCCTCTCGCCCGAACCCGATCCCGACGAAAACGGCCGGGGCGCGCGCTACCTCCGCCAGCGGGTCGAAACCGAACGCGACCGCCTCGAGCGGATCGAACGCGAGTTCGACGTGCCGATCGCCGCGACGATCGAAACCCGCGTCGAGGAGGTCCGCGGGAGCATTCTCGAGGATGTCGCCGCCGACCTCGAGATCGAGGTCGAAGACGGCGACCGAGCGCCGACGACGTAA